A genome region from Setaria italica strain Yugu1 chromosome III, Setaria_italica_v2.0, whole genome shotgun sequence includes the following:
- the LOC101786153 gene encoding O-methyltransferase ZRP4, whose translation MALTTTSSANQVLLDAQVELWNSTFAYIKSMALKSALDLRIADAIHSHGGAATLAQIVATVKLHPSKIPCLRRLMRVLGATGVLSAQNPSGSGEPAYALTPVSRLLVGSQNNLAPITAMILHPSFVSPFLELGAWFQKELRPESCVFEHTHGQTLWEHADRDAAFDALVNDGMVSDSHFIMDIAFKECAGAFQGISSLVDVGGGLGAAAQAIAKAFPGVKCSVLDLDHVVAKAPSGTGVQYIAGDMFESVPPANAMFFKWVLHDWGDEDCVRILKNCRKAIPPREEGGKVIIIDIVVEQGSSSNSKQRETQALFDLYIMLVNGIERDEQEWKNIFLKAGFTDYKISPVLGARSIIEVYP comes from the exons ATGGCGCTCACCACCACGAGCAGCGCTAACCAAGTTTTGCTCGACGCTCAGGTCGAGCTCTGGAACAGCACCTTCGCCTACATCAAGTCCATGGCGCTCAAATCCGCGCTGGACCTCCGCATCGCCGACGCCATCCAcagccacggcggcgccgccaccctcgCCCAGATTGTGGCGACGGTCAAGCTCCACCCGTCCAAGAtcccctgcctccgccgcctcatGCGCGTGCTCGGGGCCACGGGTGTCCTCAGCGCCCAGAATCCCTCCGGCAGCGGCGAGCCCGCGTACGCGCTCACGCCGGTGTCCCGCCTCCTCGTCGGCTCGCAGAACAACCTTGCTCCTATCACCGCCATGATACTCCATCCATCCTTCGTGTCCCCGTTCCTCGAGCTCGGCGCGTGGTTCCAGAAGGAGCTGCGACCGGAGTCGTGCGTCTTCGAGCACACGCACGGCCAGACCTTGTGGGAGCACGCCGACCGCGACGCGGCCTTCGACGCGCTCGTCAACGACGGGATGGTCTCCGACAGCCACTTCATCATGGACATCGCCTTCAAGGAGTGCGCGGGTGCCTTTCAGGGGATAAGCTCCCTGGTGGACGTCGGCGGGGGTcttggggcggcggcgcaggccatcgCCAAGGCGTTCCCCGGTGTGAAGTGCAGCGTGCTCGATCTGGACCACGTCGTCGCCAAGGCTCCTAGTGGCACCGGCGTGCAGTATATCGCCGGCGACATGTTTGAGAGCGTCCCACCGGCGAATGCTATGTTCTTCAAG TGGGTTTTGCATGACTGGGGCGACGAGGACTGTGTTAGGATACTGAAGAATTGCAGGAAAGCTATTCCTCcaagagaggaaggaggaaagGTGATAATCATAGATATTGTGGTTGAACAAGGCTCCTCATCAAACTCAAAGCAAAGAGAAACGCAGGCCCTCTTCGATCTATATATCATGCTTGTAAATGGCATCGAGCGAGATGAGCAGGAGTGGAAAAACATCTTTCTTAAAGCAGGATTCACCGACTACAAGATATCGCCTGTGCTAGGTGCCAGATCAATCATCGAGGTCTACCCGTAA
- the LOC101786550 gene encoding auxin response factor 14: MGIDLNAVEEDELAGPAVCGELWHACAGAGVALPRRGGAVVYLPQAHLAAAGDGGEVPASAAARVPPHVACRVVDVELCADAATDEVYARLALVAEGKMFGRNNHDRETEVNCEMEDGDGGKKLRTSHMFCKTLTASDTSTHGGFSVPRRAAEDCFPPLDYEQLRPSQELIAKDLHGMKWRFRHIYRGQPRRHLLTTGWSSFINKKKLVSGDAVLFLRGNDGELRLGVRRAVPLKNELLLEAVNSTDSKLRTLSAVASSLENRSIFHICFNPRTGASEFIVSYGKFLKGLNYPFSTGMRFKVGFENEDANQRSHGLISGISEVDPIRWPGSKWRCLLVKWDDDTKCNHRNRVSPWDIEGISSSISMTNCLSSVSKRTKLCFPQGDLDAPILDGNGRPDSMETECFHRVLQGQELVRTRTHGVAWSHSSDTPKCQGSCERRFSADVWNCKMNDAMSGFRHRNANGFAYQPLGFSESVRFSEVLQGQEMSQAVPSFLGAALDARVQNGRIGSFDYVHRSTVSQGYPLQQFNLPATEVHSPSSVLMVNQTTALQPELEGMTNREEANGSRYAPIAVRREAERWPSTQQPRASGNGSEVFNTTEASAPATAAKPVDRGVGRSSCRLFGFSLTDKILGAEEDGVKEGNYEADHQTPRALDLFGHSQSAPSALHALCAAPLGI; the protein is encoded by the exons ATGGGGATCGATCTCAAcgccgtggaggaggacgagcTGGCGGGGCCGGCGGTGTGCGGGGAGCTGTGGCACGCGTgcgcgggggcgggggtggcgctgccgcggcggggcggcgccgtcgtgTACCTGCCGCAGGCGCAcctcgcggcggcgggcgacggcggggaggTGCCGGCCAGTGCCGCGGCGCGCGTCCCGCCGCACGTCGCGTGCCgcgtcgtcgacgtcgagctATGC GCGGATGCGGCGACGGACGAGGTGTACGCGCGGCTCGCTCTGGTGGCAGAGGGCAAA ATGTTTGGCCGAAACAACCATGATCGTGAAACTGAAGTGAATTGTGAGATGGAGGATGGTGATGGAGGAAAGAAGCTACGAACGTCACACATGTTCTGCAAGACACTCACAGCTTCTGATACAAGCACACATGGAGGATTCTCTGTTCCTCGGCGTGCTGCTGAGGACTGCTTTCCACCATTG GACTACGAGCAGCTTAGGCCTTCCCAAGAGCTCATTGCCAAGGACTTACATGGCATGAAATGGAGGTTCCGGCATATCTATAGAG GTCAACCACGTAGGCATCTTCTGACAACTGGATGGAGTTCATTTATCAATAAGAAGAAATTAGTCTCAGGGGATGCGGTCTTGTTTCTTAG AGGTAATGATGGCGAACTAAGATTGGGTGTAAGGAGAGCAGTTCCATTGAAAAATGAGCTTCTTCTTGAAGCTGTCAACAGTACCGATTCAAAGCTACGTACACTGTCTGCCGTGGCCAGTTCCTTGGAGAACAGAAGTATATTTCACATATGTTTCAATCCAAG GACTGGTGCGTCAGAATTCATTGTGTCATATGGAAAATTCTTGAAGGGCTTGAACTATCCCTTTTCGACTGGGATGAGGTTTAAAGTTGGTTTTGAGAACGAAGATGCTAACCAGAG GTCTCATGGATTGATCTCAGGTATTAGTGAAGTTGATCCCATACGCTGGCCTGGATCAAAATGGAGATGTCTCCTG GTTAAATGGGATGATGATACTAAGTGCAACCACAGGAACAGAGTATCTCCATGGGATATCGAGGGCATTAGCAGCTCAATTTCAATGACTAATTGTCTTTCATCTGTTTCGAAGCGAACAAAATTGTGCTTCCCTCAAGGTGATTTGGATGCACCAATTCTAG ATGGAAATGGTCGTCCGGACTCCATGGAAACTGAATGTTTCCACCGGGTCTTGCAAGGTCAAGAATTGGTGCGCACCCGGACTCATGGTGTTGCATGGTCTCATTCATCAGATACCCCCAAATGCCAAGGCTCTTGTGAAAGGAGATTCTCTGCTGATGTGTGGAACTGCAAGATGAATGATGCAATGAGTGGGTTCCGGCACCGAAATGCCAATGGGTTTGCTTACCAGCCCCTAGGCTTCAGTGAATCTGTCAGATTCTCAGAGGTCTTGCAAGGTCAAGAAATGTCTCAGGCGGTTCCTTCCTTCCTTGGAGCTGCTTTAGATGCTCGCGTACAGAATGGCAGAATTGGCTCGTTCGATTACGTGCATAGATCAACTGTTAGTCAAGGCTATCCTCTCCAGCAATTTAATCTGCCAGCAACAGAAGTGCATTCACCCTCTTCTGTTCTTATGGTTAATCAAACCACGGCACTACAACCTGAGTTAGAAGGTATGACCAACCGTGAAGAAGCAAATGGCAGCCGATACGCGCCCATTGCAGTGCGGAGAGAAGCTGAAAGGTGGCCATCTACACAGCAGCCAAGGGCAAGTGGAAATGGAAGCGAGGTTTTCAACACAACTGAAGCCTCAGCTCCAGCAACTGCTGCTAAGCCCGTCGACAGGGGAGTCGGGAGAAGCAGCTGCAGGCTTTTCGGATTCTCCTTGACGGACAAGATCCTGGGAGCAGAGGAGGATGGTGTGAAGGAAGGGAACTACGAAGCGGATCATCAGACCCCACGGGCGCTGGACTTGTTTGGGCACAGCCAATCTGCACCCAGTGCTCTGCATGCTCTCTGCGCAGCTCCCTTGGGAATCTGA